Proteins from one Ipomoea triloba cultivar NCNSP0323 chromosome 1, ASM357664v1 genomic window:
- the LOC116030688 gene encoding salicylate carboxymethyltransferase-like, whose product MKVAEVLRMNGGIGDTSYANNSLLQQKVILMTKPITDRAITSLYTSLNNPKTISIADLGCSSGPNTFLAVSDLVKAVDNHRKKLQRRHSPEFQIYLNDLPTNDFNTIFKSLPKHEEDFRREIGEGCGLRFFNGVPGSFYGRLFPSDTLHFVHSSSSLHWLSQVPKGVEENRGNICMATASPPSVIKAYYDQFEQDFSTFLKCRSKELVKGGRMVLTMLSRQSEHPTCHIWELLGLALNDIVAEGFVEEDKLNSFNIPLYTPSLGEAKFLIEKDGSFTIECLEAFQIHWTEYNNGSDYDGYNVIARCMRAAAEPMLVSHFGEGIIDEVFRRYEKMIADSMSTRPDYSQHITVTISVIKM is encoded by the exons ATGAAGGTAGCTGAAGTGCTTCGCATGAATGGAGGAATTGGAGACACCAGTTATGCCAACAACTCCCTTCTTCAG CAAAAGGTGATACTTATGACGAAGCCAATAACCGACAGAGCCATAACAAGCCTCTATACCAGCCTCAACAATCCTAAGACCATTTCCATTGCAGACTTGGGCTGTTCCTCTGGCCCCAACACCTTTCTCGCCGTCTCCGACCTCGTCAAAGCCGTTGACAACCACCGGAAGAAGCTCCAGCGGCGACACTCTCCGGAGTTTCAGATTTACTTAAATGACCTTCCCACCAACGACTTCAACACCATTTTCAAGTCGTTGCCAAAACATGAAGAGGATTTTAGGAGGGAGATAGGAGAGGGGTGTGGGCTGCGCTTCTTTAATGGAGTTCCCGGTTCATTTTATGGCAGGCTTTTCCCCTCCGATACCCTCCATTTTGTTCATTCTTCTTCTAGTCTCCATTGGCTATCTCAA GTACCTAAAGGAGTAGAAGAGAACAGGGGCAACATTTGCATGGCAACTGCTAGTCCACCATCTGTGATAAAGGCATACTATGATCAATTTGAACAAGATTTTTCTACTTTTCTCAAGTGTCGCTCTAAAGAATTAGTGAAAg GTGGAAGAATGGTTTTGACCATGTTGAGTAGACAAAGTGAACACCCTACCTGCCATATTTGGGAACTCCTAGGTTTAGCCCTCAATGATATAGTTGCAGAG GGTTTTGTGGAAGAAGATAAACTAAATTCTTTTAATATTCCTCTATACACACCATCTTTAGGGGAAGCAAAATTCTTAATTGAGAAGGATGGTTCCTTCACTATTGAGTGCTTGGAGGCTTTTCAAATTCATTGGACTGAATATAATAATGGAAGTGATTATGATGGGTACAACGTGATTGCTAGGTGCATGAGAGCTGCTGCGGAGCCTATGCTTGTTAGCCACTTTGGTGAAGGAATAATTGATGAGGTGTTCCGCAGATACGAAAAGATGATTGCTGATTCCATGTCGACTCGCCCGGACTACTCTCAACACATTACTGTTACTATTTCGgttattaaaatgtaa
- the LOC116030677 gene encoding salicylate carboxymethyltransferase-like: protein MRITEVLHMNGGIGDSSYANNSLLQQNVILMTKPITEEAITKLYTSLNNPKTISIADLGCSSGPNTLLAVSNIVKAVDNHRKKLRRRHSPEFQIYLNDLPANDFNTIFQSLPKHEEDLRRELGDGFGPCFFNGVPGSFYGRLFPTDSLHFVHSSYSLHWLSQVPKGIEENKGNIRMETTSPPSVIKAYYNQFEQDFSTFLKCRSKELVKGGRMVLTMQGRSSENPTCHLWELLTLALNEIIAEGFVEEEKLNSFNVPLYTPSLAEVKFIVEKEGSFTIDCIEASQIYWTGYNGTDDYEVNNGYGVARSLRAVVEPMLVSHFGEGIIDELFHRYTKMIVDSISTRPEITQFTNVIVSLIKM from the exons ATGAGGATAACTGAAGTGCTTCACATGAATGGAGGAATTGGAGACTCCAGTTATGCCAACAACTCCCTTCTTCAG caaaatgtgatacttatgaCAAAGCCAATAACAGAAGAAGCCATTACAAAACTCTACACCAGCCTCAACAATCCTAAGACCATCTCCATTGCAGACTTGGGCTGCTCCTCTGGCCCCAACACTTTGCTGGCAGTTTCCAACATCGTCAAAGCCGTCGACAACCACCGGAAAAAGCTCCGGCGGCGACACTCTCCGGAGTTCCAAATTTACTTAAATGACCTTCCCGCCAACGACTTCAACACCATTTTTCAGTCGTTGCCGAAACATGAAGAGGATTTAAGGAGGGAATTGGGAGATGGGTTTGGGCCGTGCTTTTTCAATGGAGTTCCTGGTTCATTTTATGGAAGGCTTTTCCCCACCGATAGCCTCCATTTTGTTCATTCTTCTTATAGTCTCCATTGGCTATCCCAA GTACCTAAAGGAATAGAAGAGAACAAAGGCAACATTCGCATGGAAACTACAAGTCCACCGTCTGTGATAAAGGCATACTACAATCAATTTGAACAAGATTTTTCTACTTTTCTCAAGTGTCGCTCTAAAGAATTAGTGAAAGGTGGAAGAATGGTTTTGACCATGCAGGGCAGATCAAGTGAAAATCCTACTTGCCATCTTTGGGAACTCCTAACTTTAGCCCTCAATGAAATAATTGCAGAG GGTTTTGTGGAAGAAGAGAAACTAAATTCGTTTAATGTTCCTCTATACACACCATCTTTAGCAGAAGTAAAATTCATAGTTGAAAAGGAAGGTTCCTTCACTATTGACTGCATAGAGGCTTCCCAAATTTATTGGACTGGATATAATGGAACTGATGATTATGAGGTTAATAATGGGTACGGTGTTGCTAGAAGCCTAAGAGCTGTTGTTGAGCCTATGCTTGTTAGCCACTTTGGTGAAGGAATAATTGATGAGTTGTTTCACAGGTACACAAAGATGATTGTTGATTCCATATCAACTCGCCCGGAGATCACTCAGTTCACTAATGTTATTGTTTCTCTTATTAAAATGTAA
- the LOC116030709 gene encoding salicylate carboxymethyltransferase-like, with translation MMNVAEVLHMNGGNGHTSYAKNSLLQRNVIHMTKPITQQAMTSLYTSLDNPKTISIADLGCSSGPNTFLAISNLVKAVDDHRKKLRRPHSPEFQIYLNDLPTNDFNTIFQSLPKHEEDLRREIGEGCRLCYFNGVPGSFYGRLFPTNSLHFVHSSNSLNWLSQVPKGIKENKGNIICVATASPPNVIKAYYDQFESDFSTFIKCRSKELVNGGRMVLTMQGIKSENTTFYIWELLALSINDLVLEGLVEEEKLNSFNFPLYLPTLAEIKFLVEKDGSFTIDRLEASQIHWTGIGIDDNDDNTTISDEDINGAGNNVAMFIRAGLEPVLVSHFGEGIIDELFHRYSKKIAHSMSTYPEKAKFTSVTVSMTKI, from the exons atgatGAATGTTGCTGAAGTGCTTCACATGAATGGAGGAAATGGACACACCAGTTATGCCAAAAACTCCCTTCTTCAG CGAAACGTGATACATATGACAAAGCCCATAACACAGCAAGCTATGACAAGCCTCTACACCAGCCTCGACAACCCTAAGACCATTTCCATTGCAGATTTGGGCTGTTCCTCTGGCCCCAACACTTTCCTCGCAATCTCCAACCTCGTCAAAGCCGTCGACGACCACCGGAAGAAGCTCCGGCGCCCACATTCTCCGGAGTTTCAAATTTACTTAAATGACCTTCCCACCAACGACTTCAACACCATTTTCCAGTCATTGCCAAAACATGAAGAGGATTTAAGGAGGGAGATAGGAGAGGGCTGTAGGCTGTGCTACTTCAATGGAGTTCCTGGTTCATTTTATGGAAGGCTTTTCCCCACCAACAGCCTCCATTTTGTTCATTCTTCTAATAGTCTCAATTGGCTATCTCAA GTACCTAAaggaataaaagaaaacaagggCAACATTATTTGCGTTGCAACTGCAAGTCCACCAAATGTCATAAAGGCATATTATGATCAATTTGAAAGCGATTTTTCTACTTTCATCAAGTGCCGCTCTAAAGAACTGGTTAATGGTGGGAGAATGGTTTTGACCATGCAGGGcataaaaagtgaaaatactactttttatATTTGGGAGCTCCTAGCTTTATCAATTAATGATCTAGTTCTAGAG GGTCTTGTTGAAGAAGAGAAATTAAATTCGTTTAATTTTCCTCTATACCTGCCAACTCTAgcagaaataaaatttctagTTGAGAAGGATGGCTCCTTCACTATTGATCGCTTGGAGGCTTCCCAAATTCATTGGACTGGAATTGGAATTGATGATAATGATGACAATACTACTATTAGTGACGAGGATATTAATGGTGCAGGGAACAATGTTGCCATGTTCATTAGAGCTGGTCTTGAGCCTGTGCTTGTTAGCCACTTTGGTGAAGGAATAATTGATGAATTGTTCCACAGATACAGCAAAAAGATTGCTCATTCCATGTCCACCTACCCGGAGAAAGCAAAGTTCACTAGTGTTACTGTCTCCATgactaaaatttaa